GTAAAGCGACCAAGGATAAACGTGTACCTCCCCATCTAATGAACATCACCATATATCATTATCAGTtctattaaaggggaaggctagtaactgatcagtgggaatcagtggaaatgctgggagatgattgttccaatccttatgggattcattcaagagttcattgtatatctattgttgtatgaaaatgatttgcttcagaacggtctcatattcaagtgatATGCAGATTAATgatccgtcactgaccagggacgctaacctggaagcattaaactgcacattacttgaatatgagaccattctgaagcaaatcattttcacacaacaatagatatacaatgaactcttgaatgaatccctcaaggattggaacaatcatctcccagcatttccactgattcccactgatcagttactagccttcccctttaaatttcTAGTCATGTTTATTGATAAAAACTTGAACTTTGATAATCACAAACGTTATTTTACAACCTGTATTTCCATAAGTATAGGCATTTCTTTTAAAGACGGAAAGTAATCTTCATGAACAtgatcttcttatattttaacGATTCCTTCAAACTGAATACTAGTAATACTGTCCATTCATATCCcactcgtaattcgcaaatcttAATTTAGTAAATCCCATATTATTActgcacaaaaatctataagacataatggaccaaACCTTTGGAAAACATACCCAGATTATTTTAAATTATGTAAAACGTTATATTGTTTGAAGGCTAGATTGAAAACTATGTTACTGTCTGCTTACAATCTATGAACATTGAAACCGAGtatagattttgttttgttggatCACATCCTTTTTTCCCTGTAAATAGGATTTAAAACTACAACAAATATACggaatgtttctgtgtctatcatttaatttcattcccattaccttcatcatcaccaccatcactttTAACTTCATTATCTCATTTTTTCTCATCATTACCCtgttcttatcatcatcataactttATTTCTATTCGTATTTACGCACTAGAATATAAAACATGAtgcattacagtgtattatcacattgtgacccgctacaacaaaaggtcCCTAAAGTCGGGgtaggacaattttctgaaaatggcatgacgtTATTCCTTTACTCTTCAGTATCACCCTGTGATGTGCATCGATCGGTCAtggtggaaagaaaaaaacacatgaGCGACCTTCCAAACATTCTACAGTGAGTCCATCAtcagagcaaaataaaaagttttccagtaatacctcagtTGTTAcgtaacaaggaatattctttgAGCTGCAGCGATTGGAAATATCCCATTTTGTTATAGTCTCGTATTTGCTTTTCAGCACCTTCGTCAAGTTGCAAATATCTCGAATAAGCACCAAGGGACTTACCTCCTCTTGCTGTCAAAGTCTTCAGGCATATCACTTATATGAAAATGATCCTTATACATCCATTCTCTCTCCAAACTCATTCTCACATTCGTACATATACATGCAAAATGAAACTGAGCAATGACAATTTTGCGATTGTCATAAATTAGtctgttattttttgttaattttattttcatatcctGATAATACAAAATTAGTCAAAATAACACTGACAGTTTGTACAAGAGAATGAACTGGTTCGTGTATAaagcaaacacaaatacatacaatagCACAGAAGCATAAAACGTATAATAGGCCTACctgcacatgcatgtacataataaTCGATACAagttattatacaaatattgtgattttaatgaaatcaCTGTGAGTTGTAATAGCAATAAGTAGTATAAAGGAATATGTATGGAACTTGCAAATAAAAAGTTGAGCTTGTACATGTAGCAAGTTCCCTGActaaaaacgaaaacaaaggtcgtatatctatatcatatgcGTATGTATCCATATAAacgaagagaaaagagaaagagatacaaGTAAAGCAATGCTACAAGatgacacagacacacacacaaagacatgcacacacacacacaaacacgcacacacagacagacacgaACGAAGACAAAGTTCAAACAACTTCGTAAACCCAAGCAAATAAACAACACGGGACAAAAGGGTCATGAGCCTAGGAAGACAATGTGTTGTGTATCCAGCATGTCAGATACAGCTTAATAGAAAAAGATCTGTGTACAAGTTGGTGAACAACAAGATACTGACAATCACTGGACTTGAAAGTAAGGTTATCCAttgtgtttaatttttttttttcatagtaaCGACggaatattgaaaacaaaaacaaaacctgaaTTTGAACGTGTCATAACTAAATAAATTTGTTTCATTCAGCAAGAAGGGAGTTCTACATTTTGGGTTCACATAAGATGTTTTATTGATATACAATTATTCATTTCCTCAAAATGCTGCAGCCTccaaaaatttgatatttccgtgaaattaatcatgctGTGATTGTATATAAAGTGCACACAATATAGAGACGGGATAGATAATATCTCAACTGTAAAAAACAATGCAACATAGGtacaaatttacttttttgttgttcaatAAATAACGTTTAAATTCGTTGCATAacattttctcattatctcaaagaTCATCATCGAATAACATCAGAAACCTTAAACCCTGTCTCAACCAGAACTCCACCACCCcttcaataaaaagaaatttacGGCCGTAAGCACGcacaggagagagaaaaaaaaaaggagaaagcaTGCAAATGAACGGAGGGATAATCTCACGAAGGGACATCACATGATCTCGGTGACACATaccttccatagagatcagtggtaaAATAAGAGTCTGGCTTACTGACAATGGGCGATTATCTGATGACAACAAAGTATTTGGCGTCATGTAGATATAACGTCTCTTGGTTGACTTCAGCCGGGCTTTCTTTTATTGATTATTTTCAACGTATCATCTGTATGTACACAAAAAATTACCTTCCCtcaaatatttttgtgcatAGGCTTTCAAAGTTGTGGATTAAGAATATTGCATCACATTGGCACTCGTGTCAAAGATAATAGTACCTGGAGAGTTTCTAAGCTCtgttcaagaaatgttttctgaaaaaaaattgacaatttAGAAATGTCATATCTTACTTAATTCTCATccgatttttcatcattttgtatcattctgtagggaatatttttctctttcttttgaattttaccttctttttttttttgggggggggggggggctggattTCTTCTTAAaccgaaaaccgagttggccacaCTCTTTCATACGGCTCTAAAATCCGCTGCCAGTGATTCGAGCTCGACGGGTGACATCTCCTCTGTAAGGTGAGCGGCATCTGTTCTTTTACTATCCATACATCGGACACGGAGGGCGTACAATCCTTTCAAAGTGGCCTGAGCGAGCAGAGCTGCAAAGGTCGCACCCACCGTGGTTGCGGCAGCTAGGCCGGGTTGGTTTTTGAAGTCGAGAAAGGGAAAAATGGAAAAGTTTCTCAAAGAATTCTTTCCTCCAGCCGCCAAGTAGATGATTGTGAAGAGCAAGTACACGATCAGGCACGACAGTGGGTAGACAACGTGTACGAAGCGGACGACGATCAGGGTGAGGAAGATGTCAATCAGACAGACTGCAATGGGTAAGTCAAGGTTGCTGACTACAAACAGGTTGGCTACCGCGTCAGGCTCCTCAAATTCTGTATGGAACCAGTACCGCCATTGAACAATTGATACGATGATGCAATTAACGGCTGAGACGTTGAAGAGAAACCATTGAATCTGGTACCGAAACTTgtctgaaaatacaaagaaaggagttaaaaagagaaatatgtgatttgatgatcaatattatataatgtCGCACAAAACAGGAAACAAGTATGTAGTACGAAGCAACAAAAACGTAGATGATCAGTGACCTTTTTCTGTGTTCTTACCACTTTTAATGGACATGCgtattgtcacaaatgtacacacaagtagttatgtacatgtatcaaggctgtatgcatggttgtttagtgtgtatgtacacagggtgaccggATTGATGGAGAAcgttctatatgatatagatatagtacatacaggctgaccagatcagtggagaattttctacagggtatacaatgtagctacagtacatgtatgcatgtgacaggaaatacattatagctcactcaatctagaatgatttaacccattccagaaaattctaggaagtgttggctgagtgaggcactgcccttgtaacccaatgtgattggtagttaattttggcaatgatgttatgcacatattaggcagtgagtcatccaggattcctggaatttggacttgctagtatgttcaggtatgtggccccaggttggagaaaattacagaatgtactagaaaggggtgaatggatagtatataagcaggagaaattctgaggtaggcagagtacccaacacctctgctctgagagttacgtcacttctggctctgaagcgacttgttatagtcagtcctgtgttacctgctgacctgctatacaaactgtgtttgtggagataaggcctgggagacattttgcctgcagagaattaatttgcctacattggagatagactccatattttagtgtcaacggacattattacggcaaggttgtgacgggctggattccttgctggacattataaagtgaatcatcattaaacgcatcaactggacgtggtcgtcacaacgtttggattctgcgcgTTTCGCCGTGAACATCTATCGTGGActataccctggatttataacgcggactattgtaacctgtgcctctggatttacgtcgaaggaatcattcatcggtgcatcacggatcattcatttgtgcatcaagcatcgtatttggacacTACCAGGAAACTGTAGGGATTTCGTGATTTAGtgagtaagtgattccattactgacttatatttgtttatagtgatcattattgtactgatgtgaaaaccgattacgagtctgtacccacaatatcgctgttaataaaccgcctgaacattagttgattgtttcttttgtgcgatcattctcagagtgattttggtcgtaacaaaattgggggcttgtgtccgggaagtgaatttaaagccaaaacttagaatttggaacgttccggaacctagaatattggtacagacataataccagtgagttgattattcaattgtacattgtgtgtaatacatgtgacaatgtcaatcagtacaatggatgttcaggcatttgttcagaggacagatttgtccctcaaagatttgcaaaggttacgcaaatgtgatttgactgctattgcacagcatttaaatgttgatgttccacaaggtgcaagaaaggcagaaattcttgacttagtagctggtcacatggagctcaaagaagaaattgacactccagatcaagctcaaatttcggatcaaacacggcttgagcttgctaaattgcaaatgaaggagagagaaatggaaatgaaagagagagaaagaacaaGGGAATTAGAgctggagaaagagaagatgagattagaaatggaaatgaaggaaagggaaagggctagagaagtggaaagagaaattgaaatgaagaaacttgaagtggagcaacaactgaaattgcgtgagatggaattgactcatgcacagactgttggaaatcgtgaaagggctccccctgaatttgatttggccaagaacattcgcTTAGTGCCAAAGTTcgaagaaaacagagttgatgcatattttgtgtcatttgagaaggtggctgacagtttgaactggccacaggaattttggcccatgctccttcaaagtgtgtttgtcggcaaagcagctGATGTGTACTCGTCTCTCTcaaaagagcaatcacgtgactatgctacagtcaagaaggcagtgttgaatgcttatgagttggtgccagaggcgtacagacataagttcagaaattcgtaccgcaaaccaggccagacacatgttgagtttgctcgtgaaaaagaaatgatgtttgataggtggtacagatccctgaaagtggatcaggagtttgataacctacgtgaggttgttcttttcgaagaattcaaaaagagtgttgctttcagtgtgaggtcgcatttggatgatcacaaagtgacaagtttgcataaagcagccttgatggctgatgagtatgagctgacccacagaaatgacaacagaccacctttcaggaatttctctggaaataagagagacaaaaatcagtcgagcaatccaaagaatgctggtcctgaaaaaggcacgagttctgaaacttcatcggcaccaaagtctcaatctgacaaagggtccagtacaagtgcaaatgtcatcaaatgttttcactgtaacaagacagggcatgtgaagtcacagtgttggaagttgcaaaacaaaacaaagaaggacatgggatttgtcatgtcaaaaagtgtcctacccgaaaatagtgtcccgttcagtgaaacacaggccattgaaagtcgatctcccaaattcagAGATAGGactaagcaggtggatgagagctatcgtagctttttgtttgatggtgaggtgaccccatgtacttctggt
Above is a window of Diadema setosum chromosome 4, eeDiaSeto1, whole genome shotgun sequence DNA encoding:
- the LOC140227855 gene encoding protein rolling stone-like, whose amino-acid sequence is MSIKSDKFRYQIQWFLFNVSAVNCIIVSIVQWRYWFHTEFEEPDAVANLFVVSNLDLPIAVCLIDIFLTLIVVRFVHVVYPLSCLIVYLLFTIIYLAAGGKNSLRNFSIFPFLDFKNQPGLAAATTVGATFAALLAQATLKGLYALRVRCMDSKRTDAAHLTEEMSPVELESLAADFRAV